The Gracilimonas sp. genome includes a region encoding these proteins:
- a CDS encoding ABC transporter ATP-binding protein, which translates to MKLSLSNISKTYKNGVKALDDVSIEIESGMFGLLGPNGAGKSTLMRTIATLQAPDTGTAYLDDIDILNDKNSLRKVLGYLPQSFGVYPKMSAEDLLHYFARLKGIADKNQRTQMVNTALEVTNLLEVRRKSVAGYSGGMKQRFGIAQLLLNDPKLIIVDEPTAGLDPSERHRFLNVLREIGTNHIVIFSTHIVDDVKELCTDMSIMNGGRILSHHTPGQAVSALEGQMWTKNIERDALEEHEAKFNVISSSFNQDNTLNIRVHDTQKPDESFEAKSPELEDVYFVTLREEKEVVAA; encoded by the coding sequence ATGAAGCTATCACTTTCCAATATTTCAAAAACATATAAAAACGGGGTTAAGGCACTGGATGATGTGTCTATAGAAATTGAGTCGGGGATGTTTGGACTGCTCGGGCCAAATGGCGCCGGTAAGTCTACCCTGATGCGAACCATCGCCACCCTTCAGGCACCGGATACCGGAACCGCTTACCTGGATGACATTGATATCCTTAACGACAAAAACAGCCTGCGGAAAGTACTCGGGTATTTACCCCAATCTTTTGGAGTGTATCCAAAGATGTCGGCCGAAGACCTGCTTCATTACTTTGCCCGGTTAAAAGGGATTGCTGACAAGAACCAACGTACGCAAATGGTGAATACCGCACTTGAGGTCACCAACCTGCTGGAAGTGAGGCGCAAAAGCGTAGCCGGTTACTCCGGAGGGATGAAACAGCGATTCGGAATTGCCCAGCTGCTGCTTAACGACCCCAAACTCATTATTGTGGATGAGCCTACCGCCGGACTCGATCCATCTGAACGCCACCGGTTTCTGAACGTACTTCGTGAAATCGGCACCAATCACATCGTGATTTTCTCTACCCATATTGTTGATGATGTGAAAGAACTTTGTACCGATATGTCGATCATGAACGGCGGGAGGATTCTGAGTCACCACACCCCGGGGCAAGCAGTTTCTGCCCTTGAAGGACAAATGTGGACGAAGAATATCGAGCGTGATGCTCTCGAAGAACATGAGGCTAAGTTTAATGTGATTTCATCCAGCTTCAACCAGGATAACACGCTGAACATCCGGGTACACGATACCCAGAAACCTGATGAAAGTTTTGAAGCCAAAAGCCCTGAGCTGGAAGACGTGTATTTCGTCA
- a CDS encoding transposase produces MEYWQKPLRLDGWDYRNPWFYFVTICTKNRVHYFGRIKDGKMGLSEQGCAAWYFWNQIPNHFKNVRLDAFVVMPNHIHGIIQILPDENGFNPVALCNCIMPQEKIREFGKPKAGSLSVILNNYKGSVTRWCNRKGYEFCWQSRFHDHIIRNYRSLNRIRQYIECNPLNWEKDSKNVL; encoded by the coding sequence ATGGAATATTGGCAAAAACCACTTCGATTGGATGGCTGGGATTATAGAAATCCATGGTTTTATTTCGTGACCATCTGTACAAAAAACAGAGTCCATTATTTTGGCAGAATCAAGGATGGAAAGATGGGGTTATCAGAACAGGGATGTGCAGCATGGTATTTTTGGAATCAAATTCCCAACCACTTTAAGAATGTGAGATTAGATGCATTTGTGGTTATGCCGAATCATATCCATGGCATTATTCAGATATTACCTGATGAAAATGGTTTTAATCCTGTGGCATTATGCAATTGCATAATGCCACAGGAAAAGATCAGGGAATTTGGTAAGCCCAAAGCCGGATCTCTATCTGTTATTCTAAATAATTATAAAGGATCTGTTACCAGATGGTGTAACAGAAAAGGTTATGAATTCTGTTGGCAGTCCCGATTCCATGATCATATCATCCGAAATTACAGATCACTGAACCGAATCCGGCAATACATCGAGTGTAACCCATTGAACTGGGAGAAAGATTCTAAGAATGTGCTATGA
- a CDS encoding TonB-dependent receptor produces the protein MMKLKAFSFFALCVLFALPAAAQINFSGYVVEKETGEPIEGVDIYNNDAGKSYVTNEEGYFEIKDLPYGNLNLFFFKLGYKIINRTFVPDANNAAITIELEKLSEEMSEIAVIDQRDKVFAIKRLREVEGTSIYAGKKNEVISLDQMVANTSANNARQIYGQISGLNIFESNDAGLQLNIGGRGLDPNRSSNFNIRQNGYDISADVLGYPESYYTPPAEGLAEIQVIRGAASLQYGTQFGGLVNFKMKKPADDKRVEVTSRQSVGSNALFTSFNSVSGTSGKVGYYGYYNYKNGDGFRPNSGFESNNLYLYSDVQISEKTNIALDFTYLNYLAQQPGGLTDAQFYRDPTVSNRTRNWFEVDWKLASLNVEHEFSYKTKLSFLVYGLDASRKSVGFRTNRVSQQDDPNAPRDLILGDFNNWGTEVRFLNRYRIGNKNAVFLIGSKWYQSKNTSVQGPGTTSSKADFTLADEQFPNYPNQSDFTFPNRNLAVFGENIFYLQDNISITPGFRFEYIRTQSQGTFKRVNFDLAGNPIQNQTFEDDRTFERHFVLLGAGVSYLPDSETELYGNFSQNYRSVTFNDIRIVNPTFQVDPDITDESGFTSDVGIRGRIGESVSYDIGGFGLLYDNRIGEVLRAETRINADGEKEETGRVVRYRGNIGQAFMYGLESLIEVNLMPLFGNKNRDVKLSVFANTAITKSDYIDSEIPGVEGNQVEFVPLLNMKTGLNFGYQNLVGSIQYTYVSEQYTDASNAEQNFNDNQSGIRGAIPAYDVLDLSLSWTYKNFTIESGINNVLDSWYFTRRATGYPGPGIIPSPPRTFYATLQLQIGK, from the coding sequence ATGATGAAATTAAAGGCCTTTAGTTTTTTTGCCTTATGTGTATTGTTTGCTCTACCAGCAGCAGCCCAGATAAACTTTTCCGGCTACGTTGTAGAGAAAGAAACCGGAGAACCAATCGAAGGCGTAGATATTTACAATAACGATGCCGGAAAATCTTATGTGACCAATGAAGAAGGTTATTTCGAAATCAAGGATTTGCCTTATGGTAACCTGAACCTGTTTTTCTTCAAACTTGGGTATAAGATTATCAATCGAACTTTTGTACCTGATGCCAACAATGCGGCCATCACCATTGAGCTTGAGAAGCTTTCGGAGGAAATGTCCGAAATTGCTGTTATAGATCAGCGAGATAAAGTTTTTGCCATCAAACGGCTCCGGGAAGTTGAGGGTACTTCCATTTATGCGGGAAAGAAGAACGAAGTTATTTCTCTCGACCAAATGGTGGCGAATACCTCAGCCAATAACGCCCGGCAGATATACGGACAAATATCCGGGCTCAACATTTTTGAGTCAAATGATGCCGGCCTTCAGCTGAATATCGGCGGTCGGGGCCTCGATCCCAATCGTTCATCCAATTTTAACATCCGGCAGAATGGGTATGATATCAGTGCCGATGTACTTGGTTATCCTGAAAGTTACTATACACCCCCGGCTGAGGGCTTGGCTGAAATCCAGGTAATTCGCGGAGCTGCCTCCCTGCAATACGGCACTCAGTTTGGAGGGCTGGTGAACTTCAAAATGAAGAAACCTGCCGATGACAAACGCGTTGAAGTCACTTCCAGGCAATCGGTCGGCTCCAATGCTTTATTTACTTCCTTCAACAGCGTAAGCGGGACCTCCGGCAAAGTTGGATATTACGGATATTACAATTACAAAAATGGGGATGGCTTTCGGCCAAACTCCGGGTTCGAGTCCAATAACTTATACCTTTATTCTGATGTTCAGATATCTGAGAAAACCAACATCGCTCTCGACTTCACCTACCTGAACTACCTTGCCCAGCAGCCGGGCGGTTTGACTGACGCCCAGTTTTACCGGGACCCAACAGTCAGCAATCGTACCCGTAACTGGTTTGAGGTTGACTGGAAGCTGGCCTCCCTGAATGTTGAACACGAGTTTTCCTATAAAACCAAGCTCAGCTTTCTGGTGTACGGACTTGATGCTTCCCGAAAATCGGTGGGATTTCGTACCAATCGGGTTTCTCAGCAGGATGACCCTAACGCTCCCCGCGACCTCATCCTCGGCGATTTCAACAACTGGGGAACCGAAGTCCGTTTTCTGAACCGCTACCGAATCGGTAATAAAAACGCCGTGTTTCTGATCGGAAGTAAATGGTATCAGTCGAAAAACACCTCCGTTCAGGGACCCGGGACTACAAGCAGCAAAGCCGATTTCACCCTGGCCGATGAGCAATTCCCGAATTACCCGAATCAATCCGACTTCACCTTCCCGAACCGTAACCTTGCTGTTTTCGGAGAGAATATTTTTTACCTGCAGGATAACATTTCTATTACGCCGGGGTTCCGGTTTGAATACATCCGAACGCAGAGCCAAGGTACATTTAAGAGAGTGAACTTTGACCTGGCCGGAAATCCTATTCAAAATCAGACTTTTGAAGATGACCGTACGTTTGAGCGGCATTTTGTATTACTGGGTGCCGGCGTCAGTTATCTGCCTGATAGCGAAACCGAACTTTATGGTAACTTTTCCCAAAACTATCGCTCTGTAACCTTTAATGATATTCGCATTGTAAATCCCACCTTTCAGGTCGACCCGGATATTACTGACGAAAGCGGGTTTACCTCGGATGTTGGAATTCGTGGCAGAATCGGTGAGAGTGTTTCATACGACATCGGCGGTTTTGGCTTGCTTTATGATAACCGAATCGGGGAAGTGTTACGGGCAGAAACGCGAATCAATGCCGATGGAGAAAAAGAAGAAACGGGTCGTGTGGTGCGCTATCGTGGAAATATAGGGCAGGCCTTTATGTACGGACTGGAAAGCCTGATTGAAGTGAATCTAATGCCCCTGTTTGGTAATAAAAATCGGGATGTGAAACTGAGTGTATTTGCCAATACCGCCATCACAAAATCAGATTATATCGACTCAGAGATTCCCGGGGTTGAAGGTAATCAGGTCGAATTTGTGCCTCTGCTGAATATGAAAACCGGACTCAACTTTGGCTATCAAAACCTGGTGGGTTCCATTCAGTACACCTATGTATCTGAGCAATACACCGATGCCTCTAATGCCGAGCAAAACTTTAATGATAATCAAAGTGGTATCCGTGGAGCAATTCCGGCTTATGATGTTTTGGATCTGTCCCTGTCCTGGACGTACAAGAACTTCACTATAGAGTCTGGAATAAATAACGTATTGGATTCCTGGTATTTCACCCGTCGCGCAACCGGGTATCCGGGCCCCGGTATTATTCCATCTCCCCCAAGAACATTCTATGCCACCCTTCAGCTTCAAATCGGGAAGTAA
- a CDS encoding HTTM domain-containing protein: MSISSIRSYLTTSTNAAPLAVFRIFFGLLMLISIVRFAANGWIEKLYIEPQFFFSYYGFEWVQPLGDWTYLIFVICGLCSIFVTLGYKYRFSILVFFLSFTYIELMDKTTYLNHYYFISILSFLMIFLPAHAYYSLDARKNETLRSQQVPKWSIDSIKLLLFIVYFYAGLAKLNSDWLFEAMPLQIWLPSKYSIPLLGDLLQQSWTHYAFAWAGAIYDLSIPFLLLIRKTRIFAFILVVIFHVLTRVLFPIGMFPYIMIVSTLIFFDAGLHNRVLDYISRWFNITKSFFDNGKAYSFPQQWVRKASLAVVSVFFVLQLLIPFRYLLYPGELFWTEEGYRFSWRVMLMEKVGYANFKVVNPDSGQRFYVDNTEFLTRFQEKQMSFQPDFILEYAHFLEDHYRQELRIDDPKIYVDSYVALNGRSSQRYVNPNVDLTEIEPSLKHRTWLLPFDDEIKGL, from the coding sequence GTGAGCATTTCTTCAATCCGATCATATCTGACTACCTCAACCAATGCTGCTCCGCTGGCTGTTTTCCGAATTTTTTTCGGTCTGCTTATGCTGATCAGCATTGTTCGGTTTGCAGCCAACGGCTGGATTGAAAAGCTCTATATAGAACCACAGTTTTTCTTTTCTTACTACGGATTTGAATGGGTTCAGCCTCTTGGAGACTGGACCTATCTTATTTTTGTGATCTGTGGGCTGTGTTCCATTTTTGTGACACTGGGATATAAATATCGGTTTTCGATCCTCGTCTTTTTTCTCAGCTTCACCTATATCGAGCTGATGGATAAGACTACCTACCTCAACCACTACTACTTCATCAGTATCCTCAGCTTTTTGATGATTTTTCTCCCGGCTCATGCCTACTATTCCTTAGACGCCCGGAAGAATGAAACGCTGAGATCACAACAAGTACCCAAGTGGTCGATCGATTCGATCAAGCTTCTGCTTTTTATCGTGTACTTTTATGCGGGGCTGGCCAAACTCAATTCCGACTGGCTGTTTGAGGCAATGCCCTTACAAATATGGCTGCCCTCCAAGTATTCCATCCCATTGCTGGGCGACCTCCTTCAGCAAAGCTGGACACACTACGCATTTGCCTGGGCCGGGGCTATCTACGACCTCAGCATTCCCTTTTTATTGCTGATTCGCAAAACACGGATTTTTGCATTTATTCTCGTGGTCATTTTTCATGTATTAACCCGGGTACTTTTCCCGATTGGGATGTTCCCTTATATCATGATTGTTAGCACGCTCATATTTTTTGATGCCGGACTACATAACCGAGTACTGGACTATATTTCCAGATGGTTTAACATCACAAAGTCCTTTTTTGATAATGGAAAAGCGTATTCATTCCCACAACAATGGGTTCGAAAAGCTTCGTTAGCAGTGGTTTCCGTTTTCTTTGTACTCCAGCTTCTCATTCCTTTCCGATACCTGCTTTATCCGGGCGAATTATTTTGGACGGAAGAAGGCTACCGGTTTTCCTGGAGAGTGATGCTGATGGAAAAAGTCGGATATGCGAATTTCAAAGTTGTTAACCCTGATTCAGGCCAAAGGTTTTATGTGGACAACACCGAGTTTCTCACCCGCTTTCAGGAAAAACAAATGTCGTTTCAACCCGACTTCATCCTTGAATATGCCCACTTCCTGGAAGACCACTACCGGCAAGAACTCAGAATTGATGACCCCAAAATCTACGTTGACAGCTACGTGGCTTTAAACGGACGAAGTAGTCAGCGCTATGTAAACCCGAACGTGGACCTTACCGAAATTGAACCCTCACTGAAACACCGAACCTGGTTACTCCCTTTTGATGATGAAATTAAAGGCCTTTAG
- a CDS encoding imelysin family protein, producing MKKFSLLLLTVLLVWSCTDNGPSGPDADDFNREAILVNWADNIIIPSYTNFSEATEQLHTDAATFSEFPTASNLLTLRTSWESAYLAFQTVSMFETGKPMELRYRDNLNIYPTDTTEIEDNIESGSYNLELPSLNNSQGFPALDYLLNGLAEEDTEILTFYTTHPEAENYRQYLTDLTSRIDSLTNEVLADWTSGYRDEFVSNSGNGANSSLDMMVNDYIYYYEKHLRAGKIGIPAGVFSGSPLSSHVEAYYSGDFSKELFNASLDATQNFFNGVHVNQPNQSGESLDDYLDYLNTMKEGTDLTTLINNQFDAAREQASSLNKSFAGQIESNNTAMLATYDELQMNVVYLKVDMLQALNINVDYVDADGD from the coding sequence ATGAAGAAATTTTCGCTTTTATTACTCACTGTGTTATTGGTTTGGAGTTGTACCGATAACGGACCCTCCGGTCCCGATGCAGACGATTTTAACCGGGAAGCCATTTTGGTAAACTGGGCTGATAACATCATTATCCCGTCTTATACTAATTTTTCTGAGGCTACCGAGCAACTGCATACTGATGCTGCTACCTTTTCAGAATTTCCTACCGCGAGCAACCTTCTCACACTTCGGACTTCCTGGGAATCAGCTTACCTCGCTTTCCAAACTGTTTCCATGTTTGAGACCGGCAAACCCATGGAACTTCGCTATCGGGACAACCTGAATATTTACCCGACCGACACCACCGAAATTGAGGATAACATTGAGTCCGGATCATACAACCTGGAACTGCCATCGCTCAACAACAGCCAGGGATTTCCTGCTTTGGATTATTTATTGAATGGATTGGCCGAAGAAGACACCGAGATCCTGACTTTTTACACCACCCATCCTGAGGCCGAAAACTATCGGCAGTACCTGACCGACCTGACATCCCGCATCGACTCTCTTACTAATGAAGTGCTTGCTGACTGGACTTCCGGCTACCGCGATGAATTTGTGAGCAACTCCGGAAACGGGGCCAATTCCTCACTCGATATGATGGTAAATGACTATATCTATTACTACGAGAAACATCTGCGCGCCGGCAAAATCGGCATTCCCGCCGGTGTGTTTTCCGGTTCACCGCTGAGTTCTCATGTGGAAGCTTATTACAGTGGTGATTTCTCTAAAGAGCTTTTTAATGCCTCCCTTGATGCCACCCAGAACTTTTTCAACGGAGTGCATGTCAACCAGCCCAATCAGAGCGGAGAAAGCCTTGACGACTACCTTGATTATCTGAACACGATGAAGGAAGGAACTGATCTTACCACACTCATTAACAACCAATTTGATGCAGCCCGGGAGCAGGCCTCATCACTTAACAAAAGTTTTGCAGGGCAGATTGAATCGAACAATACAGCCATGCTTGCCACCTATGATGAACTGCAGATGAATGTGGTTTACCTGAAAGTTGATATGCTGCAGGCGCTGAATATAAACGTGGACTATGTTGATGCCGATGGTGATTAA
- a CDS encoding DUF4856 domain-containing protein codes for MFRLKSFLTLFLVSSILISCDNNDGTKIEVPSSYEFTRNGESTVSFSGQTTRIQMGHELLPAMLDFENSTEQLLLRMYRNQSENGGDVDPFESAELNTATKNIKGKVAASTDFFSNNTAVSAEIKNQFETWISLQVEEVFPNRNTLAAPGQPGQIADGSSTRYVNGKGLEYNQLVGKSLIGALMTDQMLNNYVSVSVLDAGTNREDNNDGNLAEGKNYTNMEHKWDEAYGYLFGTSADPANPLATLGEDDSFLNKYLARLDNDDDFSGIAQETFDAFALGRAAIVEGQYDVRDEQADIIRENISILIGVRAVYYLQSAKNILAEETPDYGAAFHDLSEAYGFIYSLQFTRVPGSDSPYFTKTDVDAFLAQLEEGNGLWDITPETLDNMSAEIAGQFSFTVEEAAN; via the coding sequence ATGTTCCGACTCAAATCCTTTTTAACACTATTCTTAGTTTCATCTATACTTATTTCCTGCGACAACAATGACGGTACAAAAATCGAAGTACCCTCATCTTATGAATTCACCCGAAACGGCGAATCGACTGTGTCATTCTCCGGTCAAACCACTCGTATCCAAATGGGGCACGAATTACTTCCGGCGATGCTGGACTTCGAAAATTCTACCGAACAGCTTTTGTTACGAATGTACCGCAACCAATCAGAAAACGGTGGCGATGTAGATCCGTTTGAAAGCGCTGAGCTGAACACTGCTACCAAAAATATTAAAGGAAAAGTAGCGGCTTCCACCGATTTCTTTTCAAACAACACAGCCGTAAGTGCGGAAATCAAGAATCAGTTTGAAACATGGATATCTCTTCAGGTTGAGGAAGTATTCCCAAATAGAAATACGCTGGCTGCACCCGGCCAACCCGGACAAATTGCCGATGGTTCTTCTACCCGTTACGTAAATGGGAAAGGATTAGAATACAATCAGTTGGTGGGTAAAAGTTTGATTGGCGCCCTGATGACCGACCAAATGCTCAACAACTATGTGAGTGTTTCTGTGTTAGACGCCGGCACTAACCGTGAAGACAACAACGACGGAAACCTGGCTGAAGGCAAAAATTACACCAATATGGAGCATAAATGGGATGAAGCTTATGGCTACCTCTTCGGCACCTCTGCTGATCCTGCAAATCCACTGGCTACCCTTGGTGAAGACGACAGCTTTCTGAACAAGTACCTGGCCCGCCTGGATAATGATGATGATTTCTCCGGCATTGCTCAGGAAACTTTTGATGCTTTTGCATTAGGTCGCGCTGCCATTGTTGAAGGGCAATATGATGTACGCGATGAACAAGCAGACATCATCCGTGAAAACATTTCCATCCTTATCGGAGTGCGTGCTGTTTACTATCTGCAGTCAGCAAAAAATATACTTGCTGAGGAAACACCTGATTACGGTGCTGCTTTTCACGACCTGTCAGAAGCTTACGGATTTATTTACAGCCTGCAGTTTACACGAGTGCCCGGCTCCGACAGCCCTTACTTTACCAAAACAGATGTTGACGCATTCCTTGCACAGCTTGAAGAAGGAAACGGACTTTGGGACATAACTCCTGAAACACTCGACAACATGTCTGCTGAAATTGCCGGCCAGTTTAGCTTCACTGTAGAAGAAGCTGCCAACTAA
- a CDS encoding carboxymuconolactone decarboxylase family protein, with amino-acid sequence MSDKNRLELFREKRAEQNEKVMDLDHLGIKRFFNMDTNTYRDGALSTQTKELLGLVASSVLRCNDCIDYHLEQCAKAGSTKAEIVDALNVALIVGGSIVIPHLRHAADTLDFLEEEGTLKTE; translated from the coding sequence ATGTCAGATAAAAACAGACTGGAACTATTCAGAGAAAAAAGAGCCGAGCAGAACGAGAAAGTGATGGACCTGGATCATCTGGGCATCAAGCGCTTTTTCAATATGGACACCAATACCTATCGTGACGGAGCCCTTTCCACTCAAACCAAAGAACTGCTGGGTCTGGTGGCCTCATCGGTGTTGCGCTGCAACGACTGTATCGACTATCACCTGGAGCAGTGTGCCAAAGCCGGTTCAACCAAAGCCGAAATTGTTGATGCATTAAATGTGGCCTTAATTGTAGGTGGGAGTATTGTAATTCCACATCTCCGGCATGCAGCCGACACGCTGGATTTTCTGGAGGAAGAGGGGACTTTAAAAACAGAGTAA
- a CDS encoding NAD-dependent epimerase/dehydratase family protein — translation MNSDKNSSVLIVGCGWVGKKLGEKLINDGFTVYGTTRSSSNFSELNEAGIKPVKLELPAKSLSEIRLPEVDSVLISISPGRGENRDEYPTVIGQLSQVLAERNVQVLMYSSTSAYGNATNEVKETDAVPDRNSKNTMIAAEGELLEYIPEAVILRLCGLYGEDRHPAKYMAGRTDIADGDAPVNLVHREDVIQVTQKIISENIRGEIYNVCSGSHPSRSEIYTVVAERLGLKKPTFVEGGADGKTVSSKKLINRFDLEFLHPDPMEFEALD, via the coding sequence ATGAATTCCGATAAAAACAGCTCTGTATTAATTGTTGGCTGCGGTTGGGTGGGAAAAAAATTAGGTGAAAAACTTATCAATGACGGATTCACCGTTTATGGAACTACCCGGTCTTCCTCTAATTTCTCCGAATTAAATGAAGCGGGCATCAAGCCGGTAAAATTAGAACTACCTGCCAAATCCCTATCTGAAATTCGTTTACCTGAAGTTGATTCAGTGCTCATCTCCATTTCTCCGGGACGAGGAGAAAACCGTGATGAATACCCAACCGTTATCGGACAACTTTCTCAGGTTCTGGCTGAAAGAAACGTACAGGTGCTGATGTATAGTTCCACATCCGCCTATGGAAATGCAACTAATGAAGTAAAAGAAACAGATGCTGTGCCGGACCGCAACAGTAAGAATACCATGATAGCTGCTGAAGGTGAGCTGCTTGAGTATATTCCTGAGGCCGTCATACTGCGCCTATGCGGGTTGTATGGAGAAGACCGTCATCCTGCAAAATATATGGCCGGCCGAACCGACATTGCTGACGGCGATGCCCCGGTGAACCTTGTTCATCGTGAGGATGTCATCCAGGTTACCCAAAAAATTATTTCTGAAAATATTCGTGGGGAAATATACAATGTGTGTTCAGGTTCGCATCCGAGTCGATCCGAGATTTACACTGTTGTTGCGGAGCGACTGGGACTTAAAAAACCTACCTTTGTTGAAGGCGGAGCCGATGGGAAAACCGTTTCATCCAAAAAGCTGATAAACAGATTTGACCTGGAATTTCTGCATCCTGATCCGATGGAATTTGAAGCTCTAGATTAG
- the hemH gene encoding ferrochelatase: MAQSNTGILLVNLGSPDSYEPADLKVYLREFLTDKRVIDFPAPIRKTIVEAFILPFRPKESGEAYELIWWDEGSPLIVITQRVIDKLKQRLGDDIPVSMGMRYGNPSIEAGFDELMEKNPNLDRVFLIPLYPQYAMATTETVIEKAKEVWQSKYPNLQVEFKDAFYDDPDYVKALGESIRPYIDEHDIDHLLFSYHGVPERQIKKRDITGDHCLKCEDCCNVNSPAHTFCYRHQDLMTTKNAAEYLDLDSRDFTYSTAFQSKLGIDPWLTPATDAELVRLAEEEGVKKVAVCCPAFISDCIETLEEIGIRGKEDFVEAGGEDLILIPCVNDSDLWIDTLEKWCAEKLKVKKVEAA; the protein is encoded by the coding sequence ATGGCACAATCGAACACTGGAATTTTATTGGTTAACCTCGGATCACCCGATAGTTATGAACCCGCAGACTTAAAAGTGTATCTGAGAGAGTTTTTAACAGACAAACGTGTAATCGACTTCCCGGCTCCCATCCGTAAAACCATTGTAGAAGCTTTTATTTTACCCTTTCGCCCCAAAGAATCGGGTGAGGCCTATGAATTGATATGGTGGGATGAAGGTTCGCCCCTGATCGTAATTACCCAGCGGGTGATTGATAAGCTTAAGCAGCGGTTGGGTGATGATATCCCTGTTTCGATGGGAATGAGATATGGAAACCCATCCATAGAAGCAGGTTTTGATGAATTGATGGAAAAGAACCCCAATCTGGATCGCGTGTTCTTAATTCCGCTTTATCCGCAATATGCGATGGCCACAACCGAAACCGTGATCGAGAAAGCCAAAGAAGTTTGGCAGAGTAAGTATCCCAACCTGCAGGTAGAGTTTAAGGATGCTTTCTATGACGATCCGGATTATGTGAAAGCGCTGGGTGAAAGTATTCGTCCATATATTGATGAGCATGATATCGATCACCTGCTGTTTTCCTATCATGGCGTGCCGGAGCGGCAAATTAAGAAGCGGGACATCACCGGCGATCACTGCCTGAAGTGCGAAGACTGCTGTAACGTCAACTCACCGGCGCATACCTTTTGCTACCGCCATCAGGATTTAATGACTACGAAGAATGCTGCCGAGTATCTGGATTTGGATAGCAGGGACTTTACTTATAGCACGGCTTTTCAGTCGAAATTGGGAATCGACCCCTGGCTTACCCCGGCCACCGATGCCGAACTGGTACGACTTGCAGAGGAAGAAGGCGTGAAGAAAGTAGCGGTTTGCTGTCCGGCTTTTATTTCAGACTGTATCGAGACGCTGGAGGAGATTGGTATCCGCGGTAAGGAAGACTTTGTGGAAGCCGGAGGAGAAGATTTAATCCTGATTCCTTGTGTAAACGATAGTGACCTCTGGATAGACACACTTGAAAAATGGTGCGCAGAAAAGCTTAAGGTGAAAAAGGTAGAGGCGGCTTGA